Proteins found in one Candidatus Anaeroferrophillus wilburensis genomic segment:
- the aroA gene encoding 3-phosphoshikimate 1-carboxyvinyltransferase has translation MTTRTARSLQGTITVPGDKSISHRAIIMAALAEGKSRLQGFLRGEDTLNTANIFSALGISITGLEKPGDITVHGRGLHGLREAADILYTGNSGTTTRLLAGLLSAQPFFSILSGDRSINQRPMGRVITPLRQMGAAIWGRQDDSLPPLAIKGKQLHAICHSSPVASAQVKSCLMLAGLYVDDQLTINEPVLSRDHTERMFRAFGIKVSTTTGKTSPATICMTPPAANFPGTDFIIPGDISAAAFFLVAALINRHSSLKITNVGINPTRSGIIQVLQSMGGAIAVENQREACGEPVADLIVEGSNQLKGVEISGTLIPSLIDEIPILALAAAHAEGVTVIRDAQELRVKESDRLQAITLLLQVMGVKTEPLPDGIVIHGGIQAPTKEPLSFTTFGDHRIAMTAMVAGTTLENKITIDHPECIGTSFPGFAQLLSNSCQ, from the coding sequence ATGACCACCAGAACCGCCAGATCATTACAGGGAACCATTACCGTCCCCGGCGACAAGTCAATCAGTCACCGGGCGATAATCATGGCCGCTTTAGCCGAAGGCAAAAGTCGACTCCAGGGATTTCTGCGGGGCGAAGATACCCTCAATACTGCCAACATCTTTTCCGCCTTAGGGATCTCCATCACCGGCTTGGAGAAGCCGGGTGATATCACTGTCCACGGCCGGGGACTCCATGGCCTCAGGGAAGCGGCAGACATCCTTTACACCGGCAACTCCGGCACCACCACCAGGCTTTTGGCCGGCCTGCTGAGTGCCCAGCCTTTTTTTTCCATCCTCAGCGGCGACCGCTCCATCAATCAACGTCCCATGGGACGCGTTATCACCCCCTTGCGACAGATGGGGGCAGCCATCTGGGGGCGGCAGGATGACTCCCTGCCGCCACTGGCCATCAAGGGTAAGCAGCTTCATGCCATCTGCCATAGCAGTCCGGTAGCCAGCGCCCAGGTAAAATCCTGCCTGATGCTTGCCGGACTTTACGTCGATGACCAGCTGACCATCAACGAACCTGTCCTTTCCCGCGATCATACGGAACGGATGTTTCGCGCCTTCGGCATCAAGGTCAGCACCACTACCGGCAAAACTTCTCCGGCCACCATCTGCATGACACCACCGGCTGCAAATTTCCCCGGCACCGACTTCATCATCCCTGGGGATATTTCGGCAGCGGCTTTTTTCCTGGTTGCCGCCCTGATCAATCGCCATTCATCACTTAAAATCACCAATGTCGGCATCAATCCCACCCGCAGCGGCATCATCCAGGTTCTGCAGTCAATGGGCGGCGCCATCGCTGTCGAAAACCAGCGGGAGGCATGCGGTGAACCGGTTGCTGACCTTATCGTTGAAGGCAGCAACCAACTCAAAGGGGTGGAGATTTCCGGCACCCTGATTCCATCTCTGATCGATGAGATACCTATCCTGGCCCTGGCCGCAGCCCATGCCGAGGGCGTCACCGTGATCAGGGATGCCCAGGAGTTGCGGGTTAAGGAGAGCGACCGCCTGCAGGCCATCACCCTGCTGCTGCAGGTCATGGGGGTGAAAACCGAACCGTTGCCGGACGGCATTGTTATCCACGGCGGCATCCAGGCACCAACAAAAGAGCCGTTGTCATTCACAACCTTTGGAGACCATAGGATTGCCATGACCGCCATGGTGGCCGGCACAACTCTGGAAAATAAAATTACCATTGACCATCCGGAGTGCATCGGCACCTCTTTCCCCGGCTTTGCTCAACTTTTAAGCAATAGCTGCCAATAA
- the rpsA gene encoding 30S ribosomal protein S1, producing MEDNNITTTNEEQEINSQSDQDMELESAAIDDVDADEDFEKMYEESIKEVKVGGVVKGRIIQINPDDVVVDVGYKSEGHVPRNQFLDADGSFNLKVDDEVDVFLEKYEDEHGNIQLSRIKAERLKVWDEIKSIYDEERSIQGKITGKVKGGLSVDIGVPAFLPGSQIDLKPVRNLDKLIGETFDFKVLKHNQKRNNVVVSRRALLEKERESMKTVLLDKLHEGAILDGTVKNITDYGAFIDLGGLDGLLHITDISWGRVNHPSERLTVGDEVKVKVIKYDEEKQRVSLGMKQLKEDPWATAAEKYPVDTKLTGKVISIKDYGAFVEIEEGIESLVHVSEMSWTKKIKHPSQVVNVGDEIEAVVLSVDPEKRRISLGMKQVEPNPWDSLMDKYPIGTKIEGEIKNITDFGIFVGIENDIDGLVHISDISWSKRLKHPNEEFSKGQTIQAVVLNLDKENQRFSLGIKQLQEDPWETISKKIVAGDSVTGTVTNLTDFGAFVELEDGVEGLVHVSEITADKGKKPEEVLQVGTQVTAKVLSINYEDRKIALSIKDHLEDKEKIETGEYMSESFQKGKVCLGEILQQATNSAAPSEDSQEETDSDSAE from the coding sequence ATGGAAGACAACAACATCACAACAACCAACGAAGAACAGGAAATCAACAGCCAGTCCGACCAGGACATGGAGCTCGAGTCAGCAGCCATTGATGACGTGGATGCAGATGAAGATTTCGAAAAGATGTACGAGGAAAGCATCAAGGAAGTAAAGGTCGGCGGTGTCGTCAAGGGAAGAATTATTCAGATCAATCCCGACGATGTCGTTGTTGATGTCGGTTACAAATCAGAGGGGCATGTTCCACGCAATCAGTTTCTCGATGCTGACGGCAGTTTCAACCTCAAGGTTGATGATGAAGTGGATGTCTTTCTTGAGAAATATGAAGACGAGCATGGTAATATCCAGCTGTCCCGTATCAAGGCGGAACGGCTGAAGGTTTGGGATGAAATCAAGAGCATCTATGATGAAGAACGCTCCATCCAGGGGAAAATAACCGGCAAGGTAAAAGGCGGACTTTCCGTTGATATCGGCGTACCGGCCTTCCTGCCTGGCTCTCAGATTGACCTGAAGCCGGTTCGCAACCTCGACAAACTGATCGGCGAAACATTTGATTTCAAAGTCCTCAAGCATAACCAGAAGCGCAATAACGTTGTGGTTTCCCGCCGGGCACTGCTGGAAAAAGAACGGGAATCCATGAAAACGGTCCTGCTGGACAAGCTGCATGAAGGGGCAATCCTCGACGGTACGGTTAAAAACATCACCGATTACGGTGCATTTATTGATCTTGGCGGCCTCGACGGCCTGCTGCACATCACCGACATCTCTTGGGGCCGGGTTAATCATCCCAGTGAGCGGCTTACGGTTGGTGATGAGGTAAAAGTCAAGGTAATCAAGTACGACGAAGAGAAACAGCGGGTATCCCTGGGCATGAAACAATTGAAAGAGGATCCCTGGGCCACCGCTGCTGAAAAATACCCTGTTGACACCAAACTCACCGGCAAAGTAATCAGCATCAAAGATTACGGTGCGTTTGTGGAAATTGAAGAGGGTATTGAAAGCCTTGTCCATGTGTCGGAAATGTCCTGGACCAAAAAGATAAAGCACCCCTCACAGGTTGTTAACGTCGGCGATGAGATCGAAGCCGTTGTGCTCAGCGTTGATCCGGAAAAACGTCGGATATCCCTGGGCATGAAACAGGTAGAGCCCAACCCGTGGGACAGCCTGATGGACAAATATCCCATCGGCACCAAGATTGAGGGTGAAATCAAGAATATCACGGATTTTGGCATCTTTGTCGGCATTGAAAACGACATAGACGGCTTGGTACATATCTCCGATATCTCCTGGAGCAAACGGCTGAAACACCCCAATGAAGAGTTCAGCAAAGGCCAGACCATCCAGGCAGTTGTCCTGAATCTTGACAAGGAAAATCAGCGTTTCTCCCTGGGCATCAAACAGCTGCAGGAAGATCCTTGGGAAACCATCAGCAAAAAGATTGTTGCCGGTGACAGCGTCACCGGAACAGTGACCAACCTGACCGATTTTGGTGCCTTTGTCGAACTCGAAGATGGTGTTGAAGGGCTGGTGCACGTTTCCGAGATTACCGCTGACAAAGGGAAAAAACCCGAAGAGGTTCTTCAGGTCGGCACCCAGGTAACTGCCAAGGTTCTCAGCATCAATTATGAAGACCGAAAAATTGCCCTGAGCATCAAGGACCACCTCGAAGACAAGGAAAAAATCGAAACCGGCGAATACATGAGTGAAAGCTTCCAGAAAGGCAAGGTCTGCCTGGGAGAAATTCTGCAGCAGGCAACCAACTCGGCAGCCCCTTCAGAGGACAGTCAGGAAGAGACAGATTCCGATTCTGCTGAATAA
- a CDS encoding aminopeptidase P family protein: MNTVIKTTAKQLPCDGKRLTSLRTLLATTEADAFFLHTVPSVRYYSNFTGDSAYLLVEANQVTFFTDGRYITQAASEIPTDFALTEINAFADVGNFLAARNIKAVGVEEHTFSLAREQEFKKALPPLKIIFCQKQITTPRRQKDEQELAIIRQAIAIAEQGFSKAVTLIKPGIREMDIALELEYQMKQLGAERAAFDLIVASGFRSALPHGVASTKPIAPGDVITIDFGACYQGYHSDQTCTLFLGEPSKQQKQVYQTLLQAQQAGITAARPEMAAKELDRIVREMVQQAGYGDYFAHGTGHGTGLEIHEAPSISARSDQTLAAGMVFTIEPGCYFPHQWGIRLEEMVHLTGQGGQVMTTLDKRLDAAIIE, encoded by the coding sequence ATGAATACTGTCATAAAAACGACCGCCAAGCAACTCCCTTGCGACGGCAAGCGTTTGACGTCGCTTAGAACCCTTCTGGCAACCACCGAAGCCGACGCTTTTTTTCTCCACACCGTCCCCTCGGTACGCTATTACAGCAATTTCACCGGCGACAGCGCCTATCTCCTGGTTGAGGCGAACCAGGTGACCTTCTTCACCGATGGCCGCTACATCACCCAGGCTGCCAGCGAGATTCCCACCGACTTTGCCCTGACCGAGATTAATGCTTTTGCCGACGTGGGAAACTTCCTGGCCGCCAGGAACATAAAGGCTGTCGGCGTTGAGGAGCACACCTTTTCCCTGGCCCGTGAACAAGAATTTAAAAAGGCATTGCCGCCGCTGAAAATCATTTTTTGCCAAAAACAGATCACCACCCCCCGGCGGCAAAAGGATGAACAGGAACTCGCCATTATCCGACAGGCAATTGCCATTGCTGAACAGGGATTCTCCAAAGCTGTCACCTTGATCAAACCAGGAATCAGAGAAATGGATATTGCCCTGGAGCTTGAATATCAAATGAAACAGCTCGGAGCCGAAAGGGCGGCTTTTGACCTTATTGTGGCCAGCGGTTTCCGCTCCGCCCTGCCCCATGGGGTTGCCTCCACCAAACCCATCGCCCCCGGGGACGTGATCACCATCGACTTCGGTGCCTGCTACCAGGGCTATCATAGCGATCAGACCTGCACCCTTTTCCTGGGCGAACCCAGCAAGCAGCAAAAACAGGTTTACCAAACCCTTCTCCAGGCTCAGCAGGCGGGAATCACCGCAGCCCGACCGGAGATGGCTGCCAAAGAACTTGACCGCATTGTCCGGGAAATGGTACAGCAAGCCGGCTATGGCGACTATTTTGCCCACGGCACCGGCCATGGAACGGGCCTGGAAATCCATGAAGCCCCCTCCATTTCCGCCAGATCCGATCAGACCCTGGCTGCAGGCATGGTATTCACCATCGAGCCGGGCTGTTACTTCCCCCACCAGTGGGGCATCCGACTGGAGGAGATGGTCCACCTCACCGGCCAGGGCGGCCAGGTTATGACCACTCTGGACAAACGGCTGGATGCCGCAATTATCGAGTAA
- a CDS encoding (d)CMP kinase encodes MKKKRLIITIDGPSGAGKSTISKILAEKLHFTYIDTGAMYRCVGLEAGKQQVRTDDPDGLSRICQQIAIQFKWEQGINRVFCNGTEVTKQIRTPEMDMMASAVSKVPAVRKAMVSLQRNLAGNRRAILEGRDAGTVIFPDAELKIYLEASPLARGKRRHLEQLQRGLDVSLDATVEEMKQRDHNDSSREHSPLLMAADAHLLDTTTMDINAVVTAITALVKEIEQ; translated from the coding sequence ATGAAAAAGAAACGGCTGATAATCACCATTGATGGACCTTCGGGAGCCGGGAAGAGCACGATCAGCAAGATCCTGGCGGAGAAACTTCATTTCACCTACATCGACACCGGTGCCATGTATCGCTGTGTCGGCCTGGAAGCCGGGAAACAGCAGGTACGGACAGATGACCCCGACGGCTTGAGCCGGATCTGTCAGCAGATTGCCATTCAATTCAAATGGGAACAGGGAATCAACCGAGTATTCTGCAACGGTACGGAAGTCACCAAACAGATTCGTACCCCGGAAATGGACATGATGGCTTCCGCCGTCTCAAAGGTCCCGGCAGTAAGGAAAGCAATGGTCTCCCTGCAACGGAACCTGGCCGGAAACAGGCGGGCAATTCTGGAGGGACGGGATGCCGGCACGGTTATTTTCCCCGATGCCGAGCTGAAAATCTATCTGGAAGCTTCTCCTCTGGCACGGGGCAAACGCCGTCATCTGGAGCAACTGCAGCGGGGACTCGATGTTTCCCTCGACGCCACGGTTGAAGAGATGAAACAGCGGGACCATAATGACAGCAGCAGGGAACATTCGCCTTTGCTGATGGCCGCCGATGCTCATCTGCTGGATACCACCACGATGGATATCAACGCCGTTGTGACCGCCATCACCGCCCTGGTGAAAGAGATCGAACAATGA
- the pheA gene encoding prephenate dehydratase: MSNDAHKERISKLRQNIDRLDLDILALLNQRAQLAAAIGEEKKVDQQQFYAPAREQEIYQRLEQHNQGPLPARAVRHIFREIISASLALEKPVQVGYLGPRGTFTHLAAQKFFGYSAELQPAASIREVFESVEKQRYAYGVVPVENTTEGIVSHTLDMFSQSQVKISGEILLQVSHDLLSQKNDPGTISKIYSHPHAIAQCRNYLEEHFPQVPVIAVSSTAQAAAMAAEEPGTAAIANEYAASLYHLQVVESAIQDLSHNLTRFLIIATRETPHVAGESYKTTVLFSAKDQAGSLFVLLKPFADHGVNLTKIESRPRRGEPWHYIFFLDIDGHREEPPVAAALKELEASSQYYKIVGSYATGKI; this comes from the coding sequence GTGAGCAACGATGCCCATAAAGAGAGGATAAGCAAGCTCAGGCAAAACATTGACCGCCTCGATTTGGATATCCTTGCATTGCTTAACCAGCGGGCCCAGCTGGCGGCGGCCATTGGCGAAGAGAAAAAAGTCGACCAGCAGCAGTTTTATGCTCCAGCCCGGGAGCAGGAGATCTACCAGCGGCTTGAACAGCACAACCAGGGACCGTTGCCGGCCCGGGCCGTTCGCCACATCTTCCGGGAAATCATTTCCGCCTCTCTGGCGCTGGAAAAACCTGTCCAGGTGGGCTACCTGGGACCACGGGGAACCTTCACCCACCTGGCGGCCCAGAAATTTTTCGGCTATTCAGCCGAACTGCAACCGGCCGCCAGCATCAGGGAAGTGTTTGAAAGTGTTGAAAAGCAACGTTATGCTTATGGTGTGGTACCGGTGGAGAACACTACCGAAGGCATTGTCAGTCATACGCTCGACATGTTCAGCCAAAGCCAGGTAAAGATCAGCGGCGAAATACTGCTGCAAGTAAGCCATGATCTACTCAGTCAAAAGAATGATCCCGGGACAATCAGCAAAATCTACTCCCATCCCCACGCCATTGCCCAGTGCCGGAATTATCTCGAAGAACATTTCCCCCAGGTACCGGTGATTGCGGTCAGCAGCACCGCCCAGGCAGCAGCAATGGCCGCCGAAGAGCCTGGAACCGCAGCGATCGCCAATGAATACGCCGCCTCTCTCTACCACCTGCAGGTTGTCGAATCCGCCATTCAGGATCTCAGCCACAACCTGACCAGATTCCTGATTATTGCTACCAGGGAAACACCCCATGTAGCCGGTGAATCATATAAAACTACCGTGCTGTTTTCCGCCAAAGACCAGGCCGGCAGTCTTTTTGTGCTGCTTAAACCGTTCGCTGACCACGGCGTCAACCTGACCAAGATCGAATCACGCCCCCGGCGGGGGGAACCATGGCACTATATTTTCTTCCTGGATATTGACGGCCACCGGGAAGAGCCGCCGGTGGCAGCGGCTTTGAAGGAACTGGAGGCATCCAGCCAGTATTACAAGATCGTCGGCTCCTACGCCACCGGAAAGATCTAG
- the ispH gene encoding 4-hydroxy-3-methylbut-2-enyl diphosphate reductase: MKIHVAKTAGFCFGVKRAVNLAIKAAEEHPNQPIYTLGPIIHNPQVVAELAQKGIHQIDDINAVDAGIVIIRSHGITRQILEQLQKMAAITLIDATCPFVRRAQEIVARMAREQYHIVIVGEHNHPEVAGLLSYGDPASTMAISSAEEIPEKIIASRKPSHKIVLLAQTTQSYDNFSTVANRLLPLKGETRCFNTICDATSDRQQESLDIAAESDCMVIIGGYASANTTRLYQLCRAIQPCSYHIETAEQLDPAWFATATTVGITAGASTPKWIIDSIVEKIRSR, translated from the coding sequence ATGAAGATCCACGTGGCAAAAACCGCTGGTTTCTGCTTCGGGGTTAAGCGGGCAGTCAACCTGGCAATAAAAGCTGCCGAAGAGCATCCCAACCAACCCATCTACACCCTCGGTCCCATTATCCACAACCCCCAGGTGGTTGCGGAACTGGCTCAAAAGGGAATTCACCAAATTGATGATATTAATGCCGTTGACGCCGGCATTGTTATTATCCGTTCCCATGGTATCACCCGCCAGATTCTCGAACAACTGCAAAAAATGGCTGCCATCACCCTCATCGACGCAACCTGCCCGTTCGTCCGCCGGGCCCAAGAGATTGTTGCCCGCATGGCCCGTGAACAGTATCACATAGTGATTGTCGGGGAGCACAACCATCCTGAAGTGGCCGGATTGCTCAGCTACGGTGACCCTGCAAGTACCATGGCCATTTCCAGTGCCGAGGAAATCCCGGAAAAAATTATTGCCAGCCGCAAGCCATCCCACAAGATTGTCCTGCTGGCCCAGACAACCCAGTCTTATGACAATTTCAGTACGGTCGCCAACCGGCTTTTACCTCTTAAAGGGGAAACCCGCTGTTTCAACACCATCTGCGATGCCACCAGCGACCGGCAGCAGGAATCCCTTGATATCGCGGCTGAAAGCGACTGCATGGTCATCATCGGCGGTTATGCCAGCGCCAACACCACCCGCCTCTACCAATTGTGCCGGGCTATTCAGCCTTGCTCCTACCATATTGAAACCGCAGAGCAGCTTGACCCTGCCTGGTTTGCCACCGCCACGACGGTCGGCATTACTGCCGGAGCATCGACTCCCAAGTGGATCATTGACAGTATCGTCGAAAAGATTCGCTCACGGTAA
- the aroQ gene encoding type II 3-dehydroquinate dehydratase, with product MRTSLLIIHGPNLNLLGNREPEIYGSTTLEQINEHIQRHAEKRGFQALCVQTNYEGKIVELLQEAGNHAAVILNPAAYTHTSVAIRDAIAAITTPVIEIHLSQISGREAFRQTSLTAPVCAGMLSGFGWQGYLLAIDAAVMLTA from the coding sequence ATGAGGACCTCACTGCTAATCATCCACGGACCAAATCTCAATCTCCTGGGCAACCGGGAACCGGAGATCTATGGCAGCACCACCCTGGAGCAGATTAATGAACACATTCAGCGTCATGCGGAAAAACGTGGATTCCAGGCACTGTGTGTCCAGACAAACTATGAAGGGAAAATTGTTGAACTGCTGCAGGAAGCCGGAAATCATGCTGCGGTTATCCTCAACCCGGCCGCCTATACCCATACCAGCGTCGCCATTCGGGATGCCATTGCGGCTATCACGACCCCGGTCATAGAAATCCACTTGAGCCAAATAAGCGGCCGGGAGGCCTTTCGCCAAACCTCCTTGACCGCTCCAGTGTGCGCCGGCATGCTCAGCGGCTTTGGCTGGCAGGGCTATCTGCTGGCTATTGACGCCGCCGTCATGCTGACGGCTTAA
- the efp gene encoding elongation factor P, whose translation MYSTPDFRKGLRIEMNNEPYIIVDFQHVKPGKGGAFVRTKLKNLLSGNVVDKTFRSGEKVGKPDIEEKEMQFLYQDGEGHHFMDTATYDQITLNEEVIGESRNFLQENTNVAILFYQSKPINLELPIFVELEVTEAEPGIKGDTASGASKPVTVETGAKIQVPLFIEEGDKLKIDTRTGQYIERVKT comes from the coding sequence ATGTATTCGACCCCTGACTTTCGCAAAGGCCTGCGGATTGAAATGAATAATGAGCCTTATATCATCGTTGATTTTCAACATGTAAAACCGGGAAAAGGGGGCGCCTTTGTGCGCACCAAATTGAAAAACCTGCTGAGCGGCAATGTGGTTGACAAAACCTTCCGGTCCGGGGAGAAAGTCGGCAAACCGGACATCGAGGAAAAGGAGATGCAATTCCTTTATCAGGACGGAGAAGGCCACCATTTTATGGATACCGCCACCTACGATCAGATTACCCTGAATGAAGAGGTCATCGGGGAGAGCCGGAATTTCCTGCAGGAAAATACCAATGTCGCCATTCTTTTTTACCAGAGCAAACCCATCAATCTGGAACTGCCTATTTTTGTGGAGCTGGAAGTAACCGAGGCGGAACCGGGAATCAAAGGGGACACGGCCAGTGGTGCCAGCAAGCCGGTTACGGTTGAAACGGGGGCAAAAATTCAGGTGCCGCTCTTCATCGAAGAGGGGGACAAGCTCAAAATTGACACCCGAACCGGCCAATATATTGAGCGGGTTAAAACGTGA
- a CDS encoding STAS domain-containing protein, which yields MEVIVRPANDIIDYPSWDEFSKKLLALIDADFSHIILDLEQVEHMNSSTIGTIISSHTKMAEAGRQLSLINLNNNLADLLKHMRLTEILTIR from the coding sequence ATGGAGGTAATTGTAAGACCGGCCAACGATATTATTGACTACCCGTCATGGGATGAATTCTCTAAAAAACTGCTGGCCTTGATTGATGCAGACTTTTCTCATATCATTCTTGATCTGGAGCAGGTCGAGCATATGAATTCAAGCACCATCGGGACCATCATCAGTTCTCACACAAAAATGGCCGAAGCCGGCAGGCAGCTTTCCCTCATCAACCTGAACAACAATCTTGCCGACCTTTTAAAACATATGCGGCTGACAGAGATATTAACCATTCGCTAG
- a CDS encoding D-tyrosyl-tRNA(Tyr) deacylase: MRAVVQRVSNASVSVEKQEVASIGRGFLVLLGVGRQDGDADVAYMVNKISGLRIFADQEGKMNRSLAEEGGEILLVSQFTLFGDVRKGTRPSFFSAADAEAGKRLYLAVLEGLKNRGIKTYGGRFQEMMEVLLVNDGPVTILLDSRKQF; encoded by the coding sequence ATGAGAGCTGTGGTCCAACGTGTCAGCAACGCGTCAGTATCTGTGGAGAAACAGGAGGTTGCCAGTATTGGGCGGGGGTTTCTTGTTTTGCTTGGAGTCGGCCGCCAGGATGGGGACGCTGATGTGGCCTATATGGTCAACAAAATCAGTGGATTACGTATTTTTGCCGACCAAGAGGGGAAAATGAACCGTTCGTTGGCTGAGGAGGGGGGCGAGATCCTTCTGGTTTCCCAGTTTACCCTCTTTGGCGATGTGCGCAAGGGTACCCGCCCCTCCTTTTTTTCCGCTGCCGATGCCGAAGCAGGGAAACGTCTCTACCTGGCGGTGCTGGAGGGGTTGAAGAACCGGGGGATCAAAACCTATGGTGGGCGATTTCAGGAGATGATGGAAGTTTTGCTGGTAAATGATGGCCCGGTCACGATCCTGCTTGACAGTCGCAAGCAGTTCTAA
- the cooS gene encoding anaerobic carbon-monoxide dehydrogenase catalytic subunit, translating to MAKELNIQEASICASTIQMLEKAKRDGVTTCYDRANDMSACPIGEKSACCKNCSMGPCRMSPKDPYSKVGVCGATIDTIQARNFARMVVSGAAAHTDHGMAMLDLFKEVVHGKITDYTIKDVSKLKYVCSEIGIATTVEEDGVAKDRDVKEMALELAEELERTYTQVEGEIPFMKRVPAKTLERWRELGIVPRGAMRELMEMMHRTHIGVDQHYENIAKQFQRTALSDGWGGSMVATEISDILYGTPKAQQAYVDMGNLEEGAVNIIVHGHEPNLFESMIDAVNDPKNIEKAKAAGATGIVLGGMCCSGAEVLMRHGVPHLGDFLSTEAVIVTGAVDAMAVDVQCIKQALAPLSECYGTKFITTNPRAHIEGAIHVELKEDKPRECVDKVVEMAIERYKNRTKPVEIPQNKQISITGISHEYVNYVLGGRFRSSYVPLNDNIINGRIRGVAGVVGCTNPRVKHDWVHVEVVKELIKNNVLVVQTGCSAIALAKTGLLTPEAAKFCGDGLAEVCETTGLPPVLNLGSCVDNSRILIACAEMVKTGGLGDKISDLPVAGSAPEWMSEKAISIGQYFVSSGVYTVFGATFPVTDGTKFKELLFNGLEAQVGGMWDFAKDPYEHAQKMIDHIDKKREALGIQEKQERKLFDMADRRAL from the coding sequence ATGGCCAAGGAATTGAACATCCAGGAAGCCAGTATCTGTGCCAGTACCATCCAGATGCTGGAAAAAGCAAAAAGAGACGGGGTGACCACCTGTTACGACCGGGCAAACGATATGTCTGCCTGTCCCATCGGTGAGAAGTCAGCCTGCTGTAAAAACTGCTCCATGGGGCCCTGCCGCATGAGCCCGAAGGATCCCTATTCAAAGGTGGGTGTCTGCGGTGCTACCATTGATACTATCCAGGCCCGTAACTTCGCCCGCATGGTGGTCAGCGGTGCTGCCGCCCATACCGACCACGGGATGGCCATGCTTGACCTGTTCAAGGAAGTGGTACACGGCAAGATCACCGATTATACCATCAAGGATGTTAGCAAGCTGAAATATGTCTGCAGCGAAATCGGCATAGCCACCACGGTTGAGGAAGACGGCGTCGCCAAGGATCGTGACGTTAAGGAGATGGCCCTTGAGCTGGCCGAGGAACTGGAAAGAACCTACACCCAGGTGGAAGGTGAGATTCCGTTCATGAAGCGTGTACCTGCAAAGACCCTGGAACGCTGGCGTGAGCTGGGGATCGTTCCCCGTGGCGCCATGCGTGAGTTGATGGAGATGATGCACCGCACCCATATCGGCGTGGACCAGCATTATGAAAATATTGCCAAGCAGTTCCAGCGTACCGCGCTGTCCGACGGCTGGGGCGGCTCCATGGTGGCCACCGAGATTTCCGATATCCTCTATGGTACGCCGAAAGCCCAGCAGGCCTATGTTGATATGGGCAACCTGGAAGAGGGCGCCGTTAACATCATCGTCCATGGTCATGAGCCCAATCTGTTTGAGTCCATGATTGATGCGGTGAATGATCCGAAAAATATCGAAAAAGCCAAAGCCGCCGGAGCCACCGGCATTGTCCTGGGCGGCATGTGCTGTTCCGGGGCTGAAGTACTGATGCGGCACGGCGTTCCCCATCTTGGTGACTTCCTGTCCACCGAAGCGGTTATTGTTACCGGTGCCGTCGACGCCATGGCGGTTGACGTCCAGTGCATCAAGCAGGCGCTTGCTCCCCTGTCCGAATGCTATGGAACCAAGTTCATCACCACCAACCCCCGGGCCCACATCGAAGGTGCCATCCATGTAGAACTGAAGGAAGATAAGCCCCGTGAGTGCGTTGACAAAGTGGTGGAGATGGCCATCGAGCGGTACAAAAACCGCACCAAACCGGTGGAAATTCCCCAGAATAAGCAGATCAGCATTACCGGTATTTCCCACGAGTATGTCAATTACGTTCTCGGCGGCCGGTTCCGCTCATCTTATGTGCCCCTGAATGACAATATCATCAATGGCCGCATCCGTGGGGTTGCCGGGGTTGTCGGTTGCACCAACCCGAGGGTTAAACATGACTGGGTGCATGTGGAAGTGGTCAAAGAGCTGATCAAAAATAACGTTCTGGTGGTTCAGACCGGCTGCTCCGCCATCGCCCTGGCCAAGACCGGCCTGCTGACCCCGGAAGCGGCGAAATTCTGCGGCGACGGTTTGGCGGAAGTCTGCGAAACTACCGGTCTGCCGCCGGTGCTTAATCTGGGTTCCTGTGTTGACAACAGCCGTATCCTGATTGCCTGTGCTGAAATGGTCAAGACGGGCGGCCTGGGTGACAAAATTTCCGATCTGCCGGTTGCCGGCTCTGCTCCCGAATGGATGAGCGAAAAAGCCATCTCCATCGGTCAGTATTTTGTCTCATCCGGTGTCTACACCGTCTTCGGTGCCACCTTCCCGGTTACCGACGGTACCAAGTTTAAAGAGCTGCTGTTCAATGGCCTTGAGGCTCAGGTTGGCGGCATGTGGGATTTCGCCAAAGATCCCTATGAGCATGCCCAGAAGATGATTGATCATATCGATAAAAAACGCGAAGCCCTGGGTATCCAGGAGAAGCAGGAGCGTAAACTCTTCGATATGGCTGACCGTCGCGCCCTGTAA